A single Diceros bicornis minor isolate mBicDic1 chromosome 7, mDicBic1.mat.cur, whole genome shotgun sequence DNA region contains:
- the LOC131408721 gene encoding olfactory receptor 51E2, producing the protein MNSCNFTHATFVLIGIPGLEEAHFWIGFPLLLIYAMAAFGNCIVVFIVRTERSLHAPMYLFLCMLAAIDLALSTSTMPKILALFWFDSREITIDACIAQMFFIHALSAIESTILLAMAFDRYIAICHPLRHAAVLNNTVTAQIGMVAVVRGSLFFIPLPLLIKRLAFCHSNVLSHSYCVHQDVMKLAYADTLPNVVYGLTAILLVMGVDVLFISLSYFLIIRTVLQLPSKSEQAKAFGTCVSHIGVVLAFYVPLIGLSVVHRFGNSLDPLVHVLMGDVYLLLPPVINPIIYGAKTKQIRTRVLAMFRMSCDKDLQDVGDR; encoded by the coding sequence ATGAATTCCTGCAACTTCACACATGCTACCTTTGTGCTTATTGGTATCCCAGGACTAGAAGAAGCCCATTTCTGGATTGGCTTCCCCCTGCTTTTAATATATGCCATGGCAGCGTTTGGAAACTGCATCGTGGTCTTCATCGTAAGGACGGAGCGCAGCCTTCATGCTCCCATGTACCTCTTTCTCTGCATGCTGGCAGCAATTGACCTGGCCTTGTCCACATCCACCATGCCTAAGATCCTCGCCCTCTTCTGGTTTGATTCCCGGGAGATTACCATTGATGCCTGCATTGCCCAGATGTTCTTTATTCACGCTCTCTCAGCCATTGAGTCCACCATCCTGCTGGCCATGGCCTTTGACCGTTATATAGCCATCTGCCATCCATTGCGCCATGCCGCAGTGCTCAACAATACAGTAACAGCCCAGATTGGTATGGTGGCGGTGGTCCGTGGATCCCTCTTCTTTATCCCACTGCCTCTGCTCATCAAGCGGCTGGCCTTCTGCCACTCCAATGTGCTCTCACACTCCTATTGTGTGCACCAGGATGTGATGAAGTTGGCCTACGCAGACACATTGCCCAATGTGGTCTATGGTCTTACCGCCATTCTCCTGGTCATGGGTGTGGATGTCCTGTTCATCTCCTTGTCCTATTTTCTGATAATACGAACAGTTCTACAATTGCCTTCCAAGTCAGAGCAGGCCAAGGCCTTTGGAACCTGTGTGTCACACATCGGCGTGGTGCTGGCCTTCTATGTGCCTCTCATTGGCCTTTCAGTGGTGCACCGTTTTGGAAACAGCCTTGATCCCCTTGTGCATGTTCTCATGGGTGATGTCTATCTACTGCTGCCTCCTGTGATCAATCCCATCATCTATGGTGCCAAGACCAAACAGATCAGAACTCGGGTGCTAGCTATGTTCAGGATGAGCTGTGACAAGGACCTTCAGGATGTGGGAGACAGGTGA
- the LOC131408714 gene encoding olfactory receptor 51F2-like, translating into MSNFQNTTSSSIIFLLTGVPGLEVFQTWISIPFCFLYITALSGNSLILFAIVAQPSLHEPMYYFLSMLSTTDLGLSISTLVTMLGIFWFNAREISFNACLSQMFFIKLFTVMESSVLLAMAFDRFVAISNPLRYATILTDSRMVQIGVAIVIRGTITLTPMVALLKRLSFCRSHILHHSYCFHPDVMKLSCTDTRINSAVGLTAMISTVGVDSILILFSYILIIKTVLSIASPEERKKAFSTCISHIGAVAIFYIPLISLSFVHRFGKQAPAYAHTMIANTYLLVPPVMNPIIYSVKIKQIRRAMIKILHSKNT; encoded by the coding sequence ATGTCCAACTTCCAGAATACCACATCCTCTTCCATCATTTTCCTGCTAACTGGTGTTCCTGGATTGGAAGTCTTTCAAACTTGGATCTCCATTCCCTTCTGCTTTCTCTATATAACTGCTCTGTCAGGAAACAGCCTGATTCTCTTTGCCATTGTCGCTCAGCCCAGCCTCCATGAACCCATGTATTATTTCCTCTCCATGCTGTCCACCACAGACCTTGGCCTGTCCATATCCACTCTGGTCACCATGTTGGGTATATTCTGGTTCAATGCTAGGGAGATCAGCTTTAATGCCTGCTTGTCACAGATGTTCTTTATTAAACTCTTCACTGTCATGGAATCCTCTGTGTTGTTGGCCATGGCTTTTGATCGTTTTGTGGCCATCTCTAATCCTCTCAGGTATGCCACCATTTTAACTGACTCCAGAATGGTTCAAATTGGAGTGGCAATTGTTATCAGGGGGACAATAACGCTGACTCCAATGGTAGCACTTCTTAAAAGACTGTCCTTCTGCCGCAGCCACATACTCCACCATTCCTACTGCTTCCACCCTGATGTGATGAAGCTCTCATGCACAGACACCAGGATCAACAGTGCAGTTGGGTTGACTGCCATGATCTCTACTGTTGGTGTGGACTCAATCCTCATcctcttttcttatattttgatCATTAAGACTGTCCTCAGTATTGCGTCtccagaagagagaaagaaagccttCAGCACATGTATCTCCCATATTGGGGCTGTTGCTATTTTCTATATTCCATTGATCAGTCTGTCCTTTGTTCACAGATTCGGGAAACAGGCCCCAGCTTATGCACATACTATGATTGCTAACACCTACCTGCTGGTCCCTCCTGTAATGAACCCCATCATCTACAGTGTGAAGATAAAACAGATACGTAGagctatgataaaaattctccatTCCAAAAACACATAG